In the genome of Hymenobacter taeanensis, one region contains:
- a CDS encoding TIGR00266 family protein: MQSHDVDYKILGHDIQVLEVELDPNETVIAEAGAMVYMDEAIAFETKMGDGSEPDQGFMGKLFSAGTRLLTGESLFMTHFTHRGSFGKSRVAFSAPYPGTIIPLDLRTLPQGLIVQKDGFLAAARGTKMSIHFNQKLGTGLFAGEGFILQKLTGDGKAFIHAGGTIIEKQLNNELLRVDTGCVVAFEPSIDFSIARAGGLKSMIFGGEGLLLATLRGTGRVWLQSMPVKKLIQALAPNGGNSRKESGSILGNVVGGIFDE; this comes from the coding sequence ATGCAATCCCACGATGTTGACTACAAAATTCTAGGCCACGACATTCAGGTACTGGAAGTAGAGCTAGACCCGAATGAAACGGTAATTGCTGAAGCCGGCGCCATGGTATATATGGACGAGGCCATTGCCTTCGAAACCAAGATGGGCGATGGCTCTGAGCCTGACCAGGGATTTATGGGCAAGCTATTTTCGGCGGGTACGCGCCTGCTTACGGGGGAGTCGTTGTTTATGACACACTTCACCCACCGTGGTAGTTTCGGTAAAAGCCGGGTAGCTTTCTCAGCGCCATATCCAGGCACTATCATTCCGTTAGATCTGCGGACTCTGCCTCAAGGGCTAATTGTGCAGAAGGATGGGTTTCTGGCGGCTGCCCGGGGCACCAAGATGAGCATTCACTTCAACCAGAAGCTGGGCACAGGCCTATTTGCTGGGGAAGGTTTCATTCTGCAAAAGCTGACGGGTGACGGAAAAGCCTTTATTCACGCCGGGGGTACCATTATCGAGAAGCAGCTGAACAACGAGTTACTGCGCGTTGATACGGGCTGCGTTGTTGCCTTTGAGCCGAGTATTGACTTTAGCATTGCCCGCGCAGGCGGGCTCAAGTCAATGATCTTTGGTGGTGAGGGCCTGCTATTAGCAACCCTTCGTGGCACGGGTCGGGTGTGGCTCCAATCTATGCCGGTGAAAAAGCTGATTCAGGCCTTGGCGCCCAACGGAGGCAACAGCCGCAAGGAAAGCGGCAGCATACTAGGCAATGTGGTAGGTGGCATCTTCGACGAGTAA
- the gltX gene encoding glutamate--tRNA ligase, translating to MEREVRVRFAPSPTGPLHIGGVRTALYNYLLARKLGGKMLLRIEDTDQNRFVPGAEDYIRQSLEWCGIELDESPWNGGPHAPYRQSERKPMYMQYAQQLIDSGHAYYAFDTPEELDAMRARLTAAKVPNPQYNSITRAQMRNSLTLPAEEVKQLLESGEQYVIRLKVPRKEEVRFNDLIRGWVVVHSSSIDDKVLMKSDGMPTYHLANIVDDHLMEITHVIRGEEWLPSAPLHVLLYRYLGWESTMPQFAHLPLLLKPDGTGKLSKRDGDRLGFPVFPLEWHGKDAETGEPTVSSGYRESGYLPDAFINFLAFLGWNPGTQQELFTMKELIEAFSIERVSKSPARFDQNKVRWYNEQYLRAKPDSELAQYLLEALQAQGLEVPADKAEQIAALVKERATFPADLAKEAQLFFVRPTAYDEQVISKKWNPQVAGALAEFARELPAITDASPDAIKALLTQVLERQGIKIGQVLQALRVAVTGAAAGPDLMHIMSILGTQETAERIEAAVSQLPA from the coding sequence ATGGAAAGAGAAGTACGGGTACGCTTTGCACCCAGCCCCACCGGTCCGCTGCACATTGGCGGCGTGCGCACTGCGCTCTATAACTATCTGCTAGCCCGTAAGTTGGGCGGCAAAATGCTGCTGCGCATCGAGGATACCGACCAAAACCGCTTTGTACCCGGTGCCGAAGACTACATTCGGCAGAGCCTGGAGTGGTGCGGTATTGAGCTTGATGAGAGCCCCTGGAACGGCGGCCCCCACGCCCCCTACCGCCAAAGCGAGCGGAAACCCATGTACATGCAGTATGCGCAGCAGCTCATTGATAGCGGCCACGCCTACTATGCCTTTGATACTCCCGAGGAGTTGGACGCCATGCGTGCCCGCCTGACGGCCGCCAAAGTGCCCAACCCACAATACAACAGCATTACGCGGGCCCAAATGCGCAACTCCCTCACGCTGCCAGCCGAGGAAGTAAAGCAACTACTGGAAAGCGGGGAGCAGTACGTGATCCGTCTGAAGGTGCCCCGTAAAGAAGAAGTGCGTTTCAATGACCTCATCCGCGGGTGGGTAGTGGTACACTCCTCTTCTATTGACGACAAAGTGCTGATGAAGTCAGATGGTATGCCAACGTATCACTTGGCTAACATCGTGGACGACCACTTGATGGAAATTACCCACGTGATTCGGGGTGAGGAGTGGTTGCCCTCGGCGCCGCTGCACGTGCTCTTGTATCGCTACTTGGGCTGGGAAAGCACTATGCCCCAGTTTGCCCACTTGCCCCTGCTGCTCAAGCCCGATGGTACTGGTAAGCTCAGCAAGCGCGACGGCGACCGGTTAGGCTTCCCTGTGTTCCCGCTGGAGTGGCACGGTAAAGATGCCGAAACCGGTGAGCCTACCGTGAGCAGCGGCTACCGCGAGAGTGGTTACCTGCCCGATGCTTTCATCAACTTCTTGGCCTTCCTGGGCTGGAACCCCGGCACTCAGCAGGAGCTCTTTACCATGAAGGAGCTGATTGAAGCTTTCTCTATTGAGCGCGTTAGCAAGTCGCCGGCCCGCTTCGACCAGAACAAAGTACGCTGGTACAATGAGCAGTACCTGCGTGCCAAGCCCGACAGCGAGCTGGCCCAGTACCTGCTGGAAGCGCTACAAGCCCAAGGCCTGGAGGTGCCCGCCGACAAAGCCGAACAGATTGCGGCGTTAGTGAAAGAGCGTGCTACCTTCCCCGCCGACCTGGCCAAGGAGGCCCAGCTCTTCTTTGTGCGGCCTACAGCTTATGATGAGCAGGTAATCAGCAAGAAGTGGAACCCACAGGTAGCCGGCGCTCTGGCTGAGTTTGCCCGGGAGCTGCCTGCTATTACTGATGCCTCTCCTGATGCTATTAAAGCGCTGCTTACGCAGGTGCTAGAGCGCCAGGGTATCAAGATTGGGCAGGTATTGCAGGCGTTGCGCGTAGCCGTAACTGGTGCTGCCGCCGGCCCCGACCTCATGCACATCATGAGCATTCTGGGCACCCAGGAAACGGCTGAGCGTATTGAAGCAGCAGTTAGCCAGCTGCCCGCTTAA